The genomic segment ACCACCTTTTCGCCGATCTGACGCACGGCCTCGCCGATCGCGTGATCGTCGGCGAGATGCCGCACGAACGGCATGAAGCCGCCGATTTTGTCCAGCGTATCGCGGCGCATCGCGATGGTCTGTCCGAAACACGGACGCGCGAGGCCGAGCGCGAGTCCGGTCACGACGCTGGGTAAAAACTGGTAGTTGGTGGCCTTGGCCGACATGCGCGGCCAGAAACCCGGATCGGGTTGTCCGCGATACACGCAGGTGACGAGCCCCACGTCAGGCCTCTGCAATTCGCCGATCACGTTGCGCAGATAATCGGGCGCGACGCTCACGTCGCTATCGGCGAACACCAGCACATCGTGCAGCGCATGCGGCAGCATGTTGACGATATTGCTGATCTTGCGATTGGGACCATAAAGGCGCGCATCGGCGATCACGGTGATGTCCGCCTTGGGATGCAGCCGCCGCAGTTCCTCAACGGCTTGCAGCGCGGGGTCGGTCGAATCGTGTACGCCAAACAGAAATTGCACAGGACCAGGATAGTCCTGCTGACAGAAGCTCGCCAGATTGGCGAGCAATGCCCACTCGGTGCCGTGCAGCGGCTTGACGATCGTCACCGGTGGATAGCTGGCCGGCTGCGCCACCGGCCGCCTGAAAAAACGCCCGATCAGCACACCGGTCAGCGCGGTGTACCCGAGCCCGAAGACCGCGCCCGCCGCGCACGCGTAACCCAACGTGACGGCGAGCAGGTGCGTGGCGCTCACGCCTCGTGTGCGCGCAGGAAACGGAAGAATTCGACGCCTTCACGCAAGCGCCGCTTCATCATGTCCCAACTCGTCAGCATCTCGCGCAGGATTTCCCAGATCTTCGATGGACGGAAATAGAAACGTTTATAGAAGTTCTCGAGCTGGTGATACATCTCGTCGCGCGACAGATCCGGATAGCCGATCGCCGCGAGTTGCACGCCTTTCTTGCTGACGAGATTGATGACCTTGTTCTCTTCGAGCCAACCGCTTTCCACTGCCTGCTTATACAACGTGGTGCCCGGATAAGGCGCGGCGAGCGACACCTGGATGGTCAGCGGATTGATCTCTTTCGCGTACTCGATGGTCTTCTGGATTGTTTCCGGCGTCTCGCCCGGCAGACCCAGAATAAAAGTGCCATGAACCTTGATGCCGAGCGTGCGGCAGTCTTTCGCAAAACGACGCGCGATATCGGTGCGCAAGCCCTTTTTCACGTTCAGCAGAATCTGGTCGTCGCCCGATTCATAGCCGACCAGCAGCAGACGCAGACCGTTTTCCTTCATGATCTTCAACGTCGCGAAGGGCACGTTTGCCTTGGCGTTGCAGGACCACGTCACGCCGAGCTTGCCCATGCCGCGGGCAATTTCCTCAGCTCGCGGCTTGAAGTCGGTGAAGGTGTCGTCGTCGAACATGATCTCCTTGACTTCGGGCATGTTGTCGCGAATCCACTTCACTTCTTCCAGCACGTTTTCGACCGAACGCACGCGATAGCGATGACCGCCGACGGTTTGCGGCCACAGGCAGAACGTGCATTTCGAACGGCAGCCACGGCCCGTATAGAGCGAGATATACGGATGTTTCAGGTAGCCGTTGAAGTAGTTCTTGATCGTCAGATCGCGCTTGTAAATTGGTGCTACAAACGGCAGTTCGTCCATGTTCTCGAGGATCGGACGTGCTTCGTTATGCTCGATCGATCCATCGGCGTTGCGATAACTGAGGCCCTTGATGTCGGCGAACGGCTTGCCTTCCGAGACTTCCTTGCACGTGAAGTCGAATTCTTCGCGGCCCACGAAGTCGATGGCGTCGCTCGCGGTCAGCGAGTTATGCGGATCGACTGCGACCTTTGCGCCGACCATGCCGATCAGCAGCGAGGGCTTGCGCTTCTTGAGGTCTTCGGCGAATAAAGCGTCGGTGGGAAACGACGGTGTGCTGGTGTGAATGACCACCAGATCGTATTGCTGTGCAATGTCTAGCGTTTGTTCGACGGACAGGCCGTCTGCGGTGGCGTCGAGTACGCGGCTGTCGGCGATGAGTGCGGCGGGCTGCGCAAGCCACGTGGGATACCAGAACGAGCGGACTTCACGCTTGGCCTGGTAGCGCGAACCC from the Paraburkholderia fungorum genome contains:
- the hpnJ gene encoding hopanoid biosynthesis associated radical SAM protein HpnJ is translated as MKTLFLQAPSYDGFDGGAGSRYQAKREVRSFWYPTWLAQPAALIADSRVLDATADGLSVEQTLDIAQQYDLVVIHTSTPSFPTDALFAEDLKKRKPSLLIGMVGAKVAVDPHNSLTASDAIDFVGREEFDFTCKEVSEGKPFADIKGLSYRNADGSIEHNEARPILENMDELPFVAPIYKRDLTIKNYFNGYLKHPYISLYTGRGCRSKCTFCLWPQTVGGHRYRVRSVENVLEEVKWIRDNMPEVKEIMFDDDTFTDFKPRAEEIARGMGKLGVTWSCNAKANVPFATLKIMKENGLRLLLVGYESGDDQILLNVKKGLRTDIARRFAKDCRTLGIKVHGTFILGLPGETPETIQKTIEYAKEINPLTIQVSLAAPYPGTTLYKQAVESGWLEENKVINLVSKKGVQLAAIGYPDLSRDEMYHQLENFYKRFYFRPSKIWEILREMLTSWDMMKRRLREGVEFFRFLRAHEA
- the hpnI gene encoding bacteriohopanetetrol glucosamine biosynthesis glycosyltransferase HpnI, which codes for MSATHLLAVTLGYACAAGAVFGLGYTALTGVLIGRFFRRPVAQPASYPPVTIVKPLHGTEWALLANLASFCQQDYPGPVQFLFGVHDSTDPALQAVEELRRLHPKADITVIADARLYGPNRKISNIVNMLPHALHDVLVFADSDVSVAPDYLRNVIGELQRPDVGLVTCVYRGQPDPGFWPRMSAKATNYQFLPSVVTGLALGLARPCFGQTIAMRRDTLDKIGGFMPFVRHLADDHAIGEAVRQIGEKVVIPPFTISHACVESSATQLISHELRWSRTIRRIDPLGHFGSALIHPLAFALLAVAFSGGTLWAWQLAFAAMCARLTLKLLLDRALRQPHRDLWLLPLWDLVSFAIFVASFWSSRVIWRGFSFKVDGDGLLSAAQDEQVEQI